The Ictalurus furcatus strain D&B chromosome 5, Billie_1.0, whole genome shotgun sequence genome includes a region encoding these proteins:
- the si:ch211-180f4.1 gene encoding leucine-rich repeat neuronal protein 1, whose amino-acid sequence MKRTAISTPLLSICLVLIACRCSLASSFCPAQCVCETRPWYTPQSVYHQAKTVDCNELHLSTIPRNISSDTQVLLLQSNNISVVTSELRTLVNLTELDLSQNHFTQIQDVGLGNLTQLVTLYLEENQIKELPDFCMKDLVSLEELYINHNQISSIGPHAFSGLGNLLRLHLNSNKLVAIDSQWFEFLPNLEILMIGENPILGLEDMNFHPLSKLHSLVLAGMGLREIPSGAFQGLEYLESLSFFDNKLTEVPRDALRALPNLKFLDLNKNPIVYVQAGDFQNFAHLEELSMNNMDELVAVERNAFSNLPQMAKLEVYNNPRLSYIDREAFRGMSSLRTLLFHNNDLTLLPHEVLTSFPSLDEVSLHSNPLRCDCLLIWGPIFGNQSSLKLLESKITMCASPPNLVGHSLQEVVSNNWDISSNTCLPVISQNSFPPKLNVTAGKPLTLNCRAVGDPVPQFYWVTPTGDKVTSEVVSPALNEGSSGMRKHRLQDQGALEILHVEPEDGGLYTCVAWNTEGADTRSVSVYVDKSNWHDDRQKANQQGGRNTTGALVILAKVIHAQSVVLEWKVYPTTRVSSHEMLQPKWLSATMRINNPHISYTAKVPVDVQEYNLTHLLPSTEYQVCLTMASTEQQTQQSCINITTKEASFAVEIVAQPSNVALAAVMGSMFAICIMALLVFYMGRRIKQKSCHHSLKKYMQHATSIPLNELYPPLINLWENETEKEKEGPVDPQSSQIDTSKTYMW is encoded by the coding sequence ATGAAGAGAACTGCCATTTCCACTCCACTGCTCTCCATCTGCCTCGTTCTGATTGCATGTCGCTGTTCCCTGGCATCGTCATTCTGCCCAGCTCAGTGTGTTTGTGAAACACGGCCATGGTACACCCCTCAGTCTGTGTACCATCAGGCGAAGACTGTGGACTGTAACGAACTCCATCTAAGCACCATCCCACGAAACATATCTTCTGACACTCAGGTGCTGCTTCTCCAGAGCAACAACATCTCCGTGGTGACTTCAGAACTGCGGACTCTTGTCAACCTCACTGAGTTGGACCTCTCTCAGAACCACTTTACCCAAATCCAAGATGTTGGTCTGGGCAACTTAACCCAGCTGGTCACCCTTTACCTGGAGGAGAACCAAATTAAAGAACTACCTGATTTCTGCATGAAAGATTTAGTCAGCTTGGAGGAGCTTTATATAAACCACAACCAGATCTCCTCAATTGGCCCCCATGCCTTTTCTGGTTTAGGGAACCTGCTTAGGCTCCATCTAAATTCAAACAAATTGGTGGCTATTGATAGTCAATGGTTTGAATTCCTCCCGAACCTGGAGATCCTCATGATAGGTGAGAACCCTATACTTGGATTGGAAGATATGAACTTTCACCCTCTTTCAAAATTGCACAGTTTGGTACTAGCTGGCATGGGCCTCAGGGAAATACCTTCTGGAGCGTTTCAAGGACTGGAGTACCTAGAGAGTCTCTCATTTTTTGATAATAAACTGACAGAAGTGCCCAGAGATGCATTGCGCGCTCTGCCAAACCTGAAGTTCTTGGACCTCAACAAGAATCCTATTGTGTATGTGCAGGCAGGTGATTTCCAGAACTTTGCCCACTTGGAGGAGCTCAGCATGAACAACATGGATGAGCTTGTGGCTGTGGAAAGAAATGCATTTTCCAACCTCCCACAGATGGCCAAGTTGGAGGTTTACAACAACCCTCGTCTGTCCTATATCGACCGCGAGGCTTTCCGTGGCATGTCTAGCTTGCGCACTTTGCTGTTCCACAACAATGACCTCACCCTCCTTCCTCACGAGGTTTTAACTTCCTTCCCCAGCCTGGACGAAGTCAGCCTCCATAGTAACCCCCTCAGGTGTGATTGCCTCTTGATCTGGGGGCCAATCTTTGGTAAccagtcaagtctcaagcttcTGGAATCCAAGATTACTATGTGTGCCTCTCCTCCAAACCTGGTAGGGCACTCTCTCCAGGAAGTGGTGTCAAATAACTGGGACATTTCAAGTAACACCTGCCTGCCAGTCATATCTCAGAATAGTTTCCCTCCCAAGCTCAACGTCACAGCTGGTAAGCCGCTGACGCTTAACTGCCGTGCTGTGGGTGACCCTGTCCCTCAGTTCTACTGGGTAACCCCCACAGGTGACAAAGTCACCTCAGAAGTTGTATCCCCAGCGCTGAATGAGGGCAGCAGTGGCATGAGGAAGCACAGATTGCAGGACCAAGGCGCTCTGGAGATCCTCCATGTTGAACCAGAGGACGGTGGTTTATATACATGTGTGGCGTGGAACACAGAAGGTGCAGACACCCGGAGTGTCTCTGTGTATGTAGACAAGAGTAATTGGCATGATGACCGGCAGAAAGCCAACCAGCAAGGGGGAAGGAACACCACTGGAGCCCTGGTTATCCTTGCAAAAGTCATCCATGCACAATCTGTAGTACTGGAATGGAAAGTTTACCCCACTACCCGTGTCTCCAGCCATGAGATGCTACAACCCAAGTGGCTCAGTGCCACTATGAGAATCAACAACCCTCACATTAGTTACACGGCAAAGGTCCCGGTGGACGTTCAAGAATACAACCTCACGCACCTGTTACCCTCAACAGAGTACCAAGTCTGCCTGACCATGGCGTCGACAGAGCAGCAAACTCAGCAGTCCTGCATCAATATCACCACCAAAGAAGCCAGCTTTGCCGTAGAGATAGTCGCGCAACCGAGCAACGTTGCCTTGGCGGCGGTGATGGGCTCCATGTTTGCCATCTGTATCATGGCGCTGCTGGTGTTTTACATGGGAAGACGTATAAAGCAGAAGTCCTGCCATCACTCGTTGAAGAAGTACATGCAACACGCCACCTCGATTCCCCTCAACGAGCTCTACCCACCTCTCATCAACCTGTGGGAGAACGaaactgagaaagagaaagaagggcCCGTCGACCCTCAAAGCTCACAGATAGACACCTCAAAGACATACATGTGGTAG